A genomic region of Mycolicibacterium poriferae contains the following coding sequences:
- a CDS encoding 4-(cytidine 5'-diphospho)-2-C-methyl-D-erythritol kinase, producing the protein MSAHDGNTAPEWVPTGSVTVRVPGKVNLYLDVGDCRPDGYHELTTVFHAVSLLDEVTVTTADVLSLELTGEGADSLPTDERNLAWRAAELMAEHVGRAPDVSISIEKTIPVAGGMAGGSADAAAVLVAMNELWELGVPRRDLHALAAQLGSDVPFALHGGTALGTGRGEELATVLTRHSFHWVLAFSPEGLSTPAVFAEIDRLRAEGGRTLPPRLESPEPLLAALSSGDPAELAPLLGNDLQPAALSLDASLRRTLRAGLDAGALAGVVSGSGPTCAFLCASAGAAVDVGTELAGAGVCRTVRVASGPVHGARVVPTPSPAS; encoded by the coding sequence GTGTCCGCGCATGACGGCAATACGGCGCCGGAGTGGGTTCCCACCGGTTCGGTGACCGTTCGGGTCCCCGGCAAGGTCAACCTCTATCTCGATGTGGGTGATTGCCGTCCGGACGGCTACCACGAACTCACGACGGTGTTCCACGCGGTGTCACTGCTCGACGAGGTCACGGTGACCACGGCGGACGTGTTGTCCCTGGAGTTGACCGGGGAGGGCGCCGACTCGCTGCCCACCGACGAGCGCAACCTGGCGTGGCGGGCGGCCGAGTTGATGGCCGAGCACGTGGGCCGCGCACCCGACGTCTCGATCTCGATCGAGAAGACCATCCCGGTCGCCGGCGGGATGGCGGGCGGCAGTGCCGATGCGGCGGCCGTGCTGGTCGCGATGAACGAGCTGTGGGAGCTCGGCGTGCCCCGCCGGGACCTGCACGCCCTGGCCGCCCAACTGGGCAGTGACGTCCCGTTCGCGTTGCACGGCGGTACCGCGCTGGGCACCGGCCGTGGTGAGGAACTCGCCACGGTGCTGACCCGCCACTCGTTCCACTGGGTGCTCGCGTTCTCGCCGGAAGGCCTGTCGACCCCGGCGGTGTTCGCCGAGATCGACCGGCTGCGCGCCGAGGGGGGCCGCACGCTGCCGCCTCGGTTGGAGAGTCCGGAGCCGCTGCTGGCGGCGCTGTCCTCGGGTGACCCCGCCGAGCTCGCCCCGCTGCTGGGCAACGACCTGCAGCCGGCAGCGCTGAGCCTCGATGCCTCGCTGCGCCGCACCCTGCGCGCCGGTCTCGACGCGGGCGCGCTGGCCGGAGTGGTGTCCGGATCCGGTCCGACGTGTGCGTTCCTGTGCGCATCGGCCGGGGCGGCGGTCGACGTCGGCACCGAGCTGGCCGGCGCCGGGGTGTGCCGCACGGTCCGGGTGGCCAGCGGTCCGGTGCACGGTGCCCGCGTCGTGCCGACGCCGTCGCCGGCGAGCTGA